From the genome of Gemmatimonadaceae bacterium, one region includes:
- a CDS encoding penicillin acylase family protein, whose amino-acid sequence MRFPLVTIAALAVTAFARDSARAQPDRLTTLPPSSVYVHLSTSALRDSARARLATLDGRVRLTGLDDSVEVRRDRWGVPHIYARTAHDLFFAQGYVAAQDRLFQMEIWRRAGEGRLAEVLGPSYVTRDRLARLFKYRGDMTAEWSSYGPDTRPLVTSFVSGVNAYIDEVRAHPAKLPIEFSLLGFLPERWSPEVPLTRVTSLSGVANGTSELLHARLVALVGVKRANELLDTYPHHDLDPAPELDLTGLDQSVLGGMGQVYTDVAFSRIEGSNNWVVSGKKTASGKPILANDPHRAITNPGVRYITHLVAPGWNVIGSGEPASPGVAIGHNERIAFGLTIVGMDQQDIYVEETSSTTGMHLVIDTIRVRGEAPRVVTLSYSKHGPVLSVDKERSRAIVVRMVGQEPGTAAYLASLALDRATDWTSFQQAMARWKMPDENMIYADVDGNIGWIAAGLMPKRSWSGLLPVPGDGRYEWSGFVPVTQLPQRYNPSSGYIATANDNTLGYMPAGYDTPISYEFPHPSYRGERLHEVLRDSAHFTIEDFERLQHDDLSLLARQLVPSMIASATRGGAGGRPEVSALKDWDFHMSRDAHAPLVFEAWSTELARLVASALYPRDVVAALRNRVAWSVVDSMLRAGGRGDALAIAALDSAAATLEQRLGPNEATARWGALHVVELRHPIVPAFDLPPLARSGDANTVMATGGANFRQTAGASYREIIDLGNFDNSVAINVPGQSAQPESPHYADLLPLWGRGEYFPLVYSRARVVAETRHLLTLEPIHR is encoded by the coding sequence GTGAGATTCCCTCTCGTCACGATCGCGGCCCTGGCCGTCACTGCCTTTGCCCGTGACTCAGCCCGGGCGCAACCCGACCGCCTGACGACGCTGCCGCCGAGCAGCGTCTACGTACACCTCTCGACGAGCGCGTTGCGCGACTCCGCGCGCGCCCGACTCGCGACGCTGGATGGCCGCGTGCGCCTAACGGGCCTCGACGACAGCGTCGAGGTGCGGCGAGATCGCTGGGGCGTGCCGCACATCTACGCGCGCACGGCGCACGACCTCTTCTTCGCGCAGGGCTACGTCGCGGCGCAGGATCGGCTCTTCCAGATGGAGATCTGGCGACGCGCGGGTGAGGGACGTCTCGCCGAGGTGCTCGGTCCCTCATACGTGACGCGCGACCGACTCGCGCGGCTCTTCAAGTATCGCGGCGACATGACCGCCGAATGGAGCAGCTACGGTCCGGATACGCGCCCGCTCGTTACGTCCTTCGTCAGTGGCGTGAACGCCTACATCGACGAAGTCCGCGCCCATCCCGCGAAGCTTCCGATCGAGTTCTCCTTACTGGGCTTCCTTCCAGAACGTTGGTCCCCGGAAGTTCCGCTGACGCGCGTCACGTCGCTGAGCGGCGTCGCTAACGGCACGAGTGAGCTGCTGCACGCGCGACTGGTCGCGCTGGTCGGCGTGAAGCGCGCGAACGAGCTGCTCGATACGTATCCGCATCACGATCTCGATCCCGCGCCCGAACTGGACCTCACCGGACTGGATCAGAGCGTACTCGGCGGAATGGGGCAGGTTTACACGGATGTCGCCTTCAGCCGCATCGAAGGCTCGAACAACTGGGTGGTGAGCGGAAAGAAAACGGCGAGCGGGAAGCCGATCCTCGCGAACGATCCACACCGGGCGATCACGAATCCCGGCGTACGATACATCACACATCTCGTCGCGCCTGGCTGGAACGTCATCGGTTCGGGAGAACCCGCCAGCCCTGGCGTCGCCATCGGGCATAACGAGCGCATCGCGTTCGGTCTCACGATCGTTGGCATGGATCAGCAGGACATCTATGTCGAAGAGACGAGTTCGACGACGGGGATGCATCTCGTCATCGACACTATCCGAGTACGGGGCGAGGCGCCGCGGGTCGTGACGCTGTCGTACAGCAAGCACGGGCCGGTGCTGAGCGTCGACAAGGAGCGTAGCCGCGCAATCGTCGTGCGGATGGTGGGGCAGGAGCCCGGCACCGCGGCGTATCTCGCATCGCTCGCCCTCGATCGCGCGACCGATTGGACGAGCTTCCAGCAAGCGATGGCACGCTGGAAGATGCCTGACGAGAACATGATCTACGCCGACGTCGACGGGAACATCGGTTGGATCGCCGCTGGCTTGATGCCGAAGCGCAGCTGGTCGGGCCTGTTGCCGGTTCCGGGCGACGGCCGCTACGAGTGGAGCGGCTTCGTGCCGGTGACGCAGCTTCCGCAGCGCTACAATCCATCGAGCGGGTATATCGCGACGGCGAACGACAACACCCTTGGCTACATGCCGGCGGGTTACGACACGCCCATCAGTTACGAGTTTCCTCATCCGTCGTATCGTGGCGAGCGACTGCACGAAGTGCTGCGCGACAGCGCCCACTTCACGATCGAGGACTTCGAGCGGCTGCAGCATGACGACCTCTCGCTGCTCGCGCGCCAGCTCGTGCCGTCGATGATCGCGTCGGCGACGCGCGGCGGCGCCGGCGGCCGGCCGGAGGTGAGTGCGCTGAAAGACTGGGACTTCCACATGTCCAGGGACGCGCACGCGCCCCTGGTCTTCGAGGCGTGGTCGACGGAGCTCGCGCGGCTCGTCGCCAGCGCCCTCTATCCGCGCGACGTCGTCGCCGCGCTGCGCAATCGGGTCGCATGGTCAGTCGTGGACAGCATGCTTCGCGCGGGTGGCCGCGGCGACGCGCTCGCCATTGCCGCGCTCGATTCCGCCGCGGCCACGCTCGAGCAGCGGCTGGGGCCTAACGAGGCAACGGCGCGGTGGGGAGCGCTCCATGTCGTCGAGCTCAGGCACCCCATCGTACCGGCATTCGATCTCCCGCCGCTGGCGCGCAGTGGCGACGCCAACACCGTGATGGCGACGGGCGGCGCCAACTTCCGGCAGACGGCCGGCGCCTCGTACCGCGAGATCATCGACCTGGGGAACTTCGACAATTCGGTGGCGATCAACGTCCCCGGACAGTCGGCGCAGCCGGAAAGTCCGCACTACGCGGATCTGCTGCCGTTATGGGGACGCGGCGAGTACTTCCCGCTCGTCTACTCGCGCGCACGCGTGGTGGCGGAGACCCGGCATCTGCTGACGCTCGAGCCGATTCATCGTTAG
- a CDS encoding DUF4375 domain-containing protein, with amino-acid sequence MDDRFRHLTPELLASLSADEVSDAIVQHVHHRVAGAWGREAPIIRSLPAGVRAIYTTWLVDAEVNAGGFHQYFFNSSGQYAGDALAGYELLAIEEYAAIMRSAIATFEIDRDQLGSFEADDPETLAESPAHEALREIDQRYYALGDRIYHAWAVLAVERPDVFEA; translated from the coding sequence ATGGATGACCGCTTTCGGCACCTGACGCCAGAGCTGCTCGCTTCCCTCTCGGCCGACGAGGTGAGCGACGCGATCGTGCAGCACGTCCATCATCGCGTCGCGGGGGCCTGGGGACGCGAGGCACCCATCATCCGCTCGCTTCCGGCAGGCGTTCGCGCGATCTACACGACCTGGCTCGTCGACGCCGAGGTCAACGCCGGGGGATTCCATCAGTATTTCTTCAACTCGTCCGGTCAGTATGCCGGTGACGCCCTCGCTGGCTACGAGCTGCTCGCCATCGAGGAGTATGCCGCGATCATGAGATCGGCGATTGCTACGTTCGAGATCGATCGCGATCAACTCGGCTCCTTCGAGGCCGATGATCCCGAGACCCTCGCGGAGTCACCCGCCCACGAGGCACTGCGCGAGATCGACCAGCGCTACTACGCGTTAGGCGACCGGATCTATCACGCGTGGGCAGTTCTGGCCGTTGAGCGGCCGGACGTGTTCGAGGCCTGA
- a CDS encoding DUF6624 domain-containing protein, protein MIPRQAVIGSLVVVFLSSAAGAQRCAAPDTTAEWFTRQRAWLSDAKRDWSDDAFRNALLASAGVDASRPLAVELGVQNEGSPRTVADTLIVARLRSLAATRGSKWPVRDVVGAAGVRSVWVIAQGDTALQRTVLHRMMESGPDEALAADVAVLEDRVRMQSGRKQLYGSQLRDVGGHLVPAPIEDSAHVDMRRDAAGLPPLRLAMCTMR, encoded by the coding sequence ATGATCCCTCGTCAGGCAGTGATCGGTTCGCTCGTCGTCGTGTTCTTGTCGAGCGCGGCCGGCGCACAACGTTGTGCCGCACCGGACACGACCGCGGAATGGTTTACTCGGCAGCGCGCCTGGCTCTCCGACGCCAAGCGCGATTGGTCGGATGACGCCTTTCGCAACGCGCTTCTCGCGAGCGCCGGCGTCGACGCCTCGCGGCCCTTGGCCGTGGAGCTCGGCGTTCAGAACGAAGGCAGCCCAAGAACAGTCGCCGACACCCTGATCGTGGCGCGACTCCGCTCGCTCGCCGCAACACGCGGCTCGAAGTGGCCGGTGCGCGACGTGGTCGGAGCTGCGGGGGTGCGCTCCGTCTGGGTCATCGCGCAGGGCGACACGGCACTTCAGCGCACGGTGCTGCATCGCATGATGGAGTCGGGTCCGGACGAAGCGCTCGCGGCAGACGTCGCGGTGCTCGAAGATCGCGTCCGAATGCAGTCGGGTCGCAAACAGCTCTACGGCTCACAACTCCGCGACGTCGGTGGTCATCTTGTGCCGGCGCCGATCGAAGACTCCGCGCACGTCGACATGCGCCGCGACGCAGCGGGCCTGCCGCCGTTGCGTCTGGCGATGTGCACGATGCGCTGA
- a CDS encoding ABC transporter permease subunit, with the protein MRSPNAAKWRRLFGKERRELASSRAWIVLLLVLGPLVGHAFITAVDSYAEASGSGGGPAALAQGLSPLDGIIVPTFGAYAIAVTLLFPFVAIRLVSSEKQNGSLKLLLQSPASLGTMLVVKLMLLVVAWVVAWVPGIAALVLWHFYGGHLAAPELAGVLLGHVLRATLICSLAIAAASFTDNAATAAVVTLAVTLGTWALDFIAQVRGGLALMLDAYTPESALRTFETGEIRVAIVLVTVTLSIACLLLGIIWLHPGRRLRTRVATSAMVVVAASLLVWLAAQPRTSWDVSEDHRNSFSPADERALSSIPAPLHVTVYLAPEDPRLADLERGVLRKLGRTLPRVDVDYAATGRGSSGLFARPGEHYGEVWYAINGRQAMTRSTTEQIVLETVYGVAGITPPTNDPEAAYSGYPLVARPVAAAIIFYLIWPCLVVGIWLLTRRTPQLPAPKKAGRG; encoded by the coding sequence TTGCGCTCACCTAACGCCGCGAAATGGCGGCGGCTGTTCGGCAAGGAGCGCCGCGAGCTGGCAAGCTCGCGCGCATGGATCGTCTTGCTCCTCGTCCTCGGCCCACTCGTCGGGCACGCCTTCATTACCGCCGTGGACAGCTACGCGGAGGCGAGCGGCTCGGGCGGCGGACCGGCGGCGCTCGCTCAAGGCTTGAGTCCTCTCGACGGGATCATCGTGCCGACCTTTGGCGCATACGCGATTGCCGTGACGTTGCTCTTTCCCTTCGTCGCGATCCGGCTCGTCTCGTCCGAGAAACAGAACGGCTCGCTGAAGCTGCTGCTCCAGTCGCCCGCGTCGTTAGGCACGATGCTCGTTGTGAAGTTGATGCTGCTCGTCGTGGCCTGGGTCGTGGCGTGGGTACCGGGCATCGCCGCTCTCGTGCTCTGGCACTTCTACGGCGGGCACCTCGCCGCGCCCGAGCTCGCGGGTGTGTTGCTCGGCCACGTGCTTCGCGCGACGCTCATTTGCTCGCTGGCAATTGCGGCGGCCTCGTTCACCGACAATGCCGCCACCGCCGCCGTGGTCACGCTGGCCGTCACGCTCGGAACTTGGGCGTTGGATTTCATCGCACAGGTCCGCGGCGGCCTCGCGCTAATGCTCGATGCGTACACGCCGGAATCCGCGCTCCGCACGTTCGAGACGGGCGAGATTCGCGTCGCGATCGTCCTCGTCACGGTGACTCTCTCGATTGCGTGTCTCCTACTCGGGATCATCTGGCTGCATCCCGGCCGGCGACTACGAACGCGCGTCGCGACGAGCGCCATGGTGGTCGTAGCGGCGTCGTTGCTCGTCTGGCTCGCTGCTCAGCCGCGCACGAGCTGGGACGTGAGCGAAGACCACCGCAACTCCTTCTCGCCGGCCGACGAGCGCGCGCTGTCGTCGATTCCCGCTCCGCTCCATGTCACCGTCTACCTCGCGCCCGAGGATCCGCGGCTGGCGGATCTGGAGCGAGGCGTTCTTCGGAAGCTGGGTCGCACCCTTCCTCGTGTCGACGTCGATTACGCCGCCACGGGGAGGGGGAGCAGTGGACTCTTCGCGCGTCCGGGGGAGCACTATGGGGAAGTGTGGTACGCGATCAATGGACGCCAGGCGATGACACGATCGACGACGGAACAGATCGTCCTCGAGACGGTATACGGCGTCGCGGGCATAACGCCGCCAACGAATGACCCGGAGGCTGCGTACTCGGGATATCCTCTGGTTGCGCGGCCCGTCGCGGCGGCGATCATTTTCTACCTGATCTGGCCGTGCCTCGTGGTCGGCATCTGGCTACTCACACGACGGACACCGCAGCTTCCTGCACCGAAAAAGGCAGGACGCGGATGA
- a CDS encoding ABC transporter ATP-binding protein, with amino-acid sequence MLNVHGLAKRYGHFWALRGASFSVRAGEVLGLVGPNGSGKTTLLECLAGLLSLDGGHVRPDDPLVPHRRRDLLFYMPDGIVPWPEQTVGWVLRFSAGLQGCSRNEVAEMARLLDLASLERQRVGTLSKGQRKRMLIALALLTPQPLVLLDEPFDGLDLRQTREAVPLLRHFTATGRSLLLSIHQLGDAARVCDRLVLLSDGRVAGEGTLDELRDRAGLPDADVEEVFLALT; translated from the coding sequence ATGCTGAACGTTCATGGGCTGGCCAAGCGGTACGGGCACTTCTGGGCGCTGCGCGGCGCGAGCTTCTCCGTGCGCGCCGGCGAAGTGCTCGGCCTCGTCGGCCCGAATGGATCCGGAAAAACGACGCTGCTCGAATGTCTTGCGGGACTGCTGTCGCTCGATGGCGGTCACGTCCGTCCCGATGATCCGCTCGTTCCGCATCGCCGGCGCGACCTGCTCTTCTACATGCCCGACGGCATCGTCCCATGGCCGGAACAGACCGTGGGCTGGGTGCTGCGATTCTCGGCCGGGTTGCAGGGCTGTTCGCGGAACGAGGTCGCGGAGATGGCGCGGCTGCTCGATCTGGCGTCACTGGAGCGGCAGCGTGTCGGAACCCTCTCCAAAGGGCAGCGTAAGCGAATGCTCATCGCGCTCGCTCTTCTCACTCCGCAGCCGCTCGTGCTGCTCGACGAGCCATTCGATGGTCTCGATCTGCGACAGACGCGTGAAGCCGTTCCTCTGCTCCGTCACTTCACCGCAACCGGACGGTCGCTACTGCTCTCGATCCACCAGCTAGGCGACGCCGCGCGCGTCTGCGATCGGCTGGTGCTCCTGAGTGACGGACGCGTCGCCGGCGAGGGAACGCTCGACGAGCTGCGCGACCGCGCCGGCCTCCCGGACGCCGACGTCGAAGAGGTTTTTCTTGCGCTCACCTAA
- a CDS encoding S9 family peptidase, which translates to MRLKTALVVTIVASGHLLAQAGDASRLTLQRIFASRDFFGQRFGPARWLASGDAYTTLELAVGGGTDIVRYDAASGTRTVLVPAGRLIPAGASDAIDIEDYSWSPDGKKLLVFTNSQRVWRENTRGDFWVLDLGTWRLRKLGGDAKPSTLMFAKFSPDGNRVGYVREHDLYVEQLNAAKPTITRLTKDGSPTRINGTFDWVYEEEFSLRDGFRWSPDGTHIAYWQLDVDGVRDYDLIDDTDSLYSYVVPVQYPKAGTTNSAARVGIVSAVGGPTKWLAITGDSRNNYIARMDWAGQSSDIVLQHLNRLQNTLTLYDGDARTGAVKPIVVERDSTWVDVVNDLGWIEGAKSFTWVSERSGWRHLYVVSRDGKSIRDVTPGNFDIVNPAYLFGDPIVLGTDDRSGTVYFTASPDNPTQLYLYRASLDGRAAPARVTPANEPGTHSYDIAPGGKWAIHSWSSFSTPPVAELVRLPSHEVVRTLVDNAELRARVAALTHGPMEFFRVRGAGGADAYDLDGWMIKPPGFDSTKKYPVLFYVYGEPAGQTVQDAWGGAQYLWHLMLAQDGYIVASVDNRGTPPPRGRAWRKSIYRKIGILATADQTAAVRELERRPYIDASRIGVWGWSGGGSMTLNLLFRSPDVYRMGMSVAPVTDLHYYDTIYTERYMGLPQANAEDYRQASPVTFASALRGDLLLVHGSGDDNVHYQNSESLVNALVSANKPFQLMVYPNRTHCICERQGTTMHLYSLLTKYLHDHLPSN; encoded by the coding sequence ATGCGATTGAAGACTGCTCTGGTCGTAACGATCGTCGCGAGCGGCCATCTCTTGGCGCAGGCCGGCGACGCGAGTCGCCTAACGCTGCAACGCATCTTCGCCTCGCGCGATTTCTTTGGCCAGCGATTCGGACCCGCGCGCTGGCTGGCGTCCGGGGACGCGTACACCACGCTCGAGCTCGCGGTGGGCGGCGGAACGGACATCGTGCGCTATGACGCGGCGAGCGGCACGCGAACGGTCCTTGTCCCAGCGGGGCGACTCATTCCCGCCGGCGCATCGGACGCGATCGACATCGAGGATTATTCCTGGTCGCCGGACGGCAAGAAGCTCCTCGTGTTCACAAACTCTCAACGCGTCTGGCGCGAGAACACCCGCGGCGACTTCTGGGTCCTCGATCTCGGCACGTGGCGGCTGCGCAAGCTCGGCGGTGACGCCAAGCCATCGACGCTCATGTTCGCGAAGTTCTCACCGGACGGGAATCGCGTCGGTTACGTCCGCGAACACGACCTCTACGTCGAGCAGCTCAACGCCGCGAAGCCGACGATCACTCGCCTGACGAAGGATGGCTCGCCGACGCGCATCAACGGCACCTTCGATTGGGTGTACGAGGAAGAGTTCTCGCTCCGCGACGGATTCCGGTGGAGTCCCGACGGAACCCACATCGCCTACTGGCAGCTCGACGTCGACGGCGTGCGCGACTACGATCTCATCGACGATACCGACTCGCTCTATTCGTACGTGGTCCCCGTGCAGTACCCGAAGGCGGGAACGACGAATTCCGCGGCGCGTGTCGGAATCGTCAGCGCCGTGGGCGGTCCGACGAAGTGGCTCGCGATTACCGGTGATTCGCGGAACAACTACATCGCGCGGATGGACTGGGCCGGTCAGTCCTCGGACATCGTGCTCCAGCACCTGAACCGGCTTCAGAATACACTCACCCTCTACGACGGGGACGCGCGCACCGGCGCGGTGAAGCCGATCGTCGTCGAGCGCGACAGTACCTGGGTCGACGTCGTGAACGACCTGGGCTGGATCGAGGGCGCGAAGAGCTTCACTTGGGTGAGTGAGCGAAGTGGCTGGCGACACCTCTACGTCGTCTCGCGCGACGGCAAGTCGATCCGCGACGTAACGCCCGGCAACTTCGACATCGTCAATCCCGCGTACCTCTTCGGCGATCCGATCGTGCTCGGCACGGACGATCGATCGGGAACCGTCTACTTCACGGCGTCACCGGACAACCCGACGCAACTCTATCTCTATCGCGCGTCCCTCGACGGACGCGCCGCGCCGGCGCGCGTGACCCCCGCGAATGAACCGGGCACGCACTCGTACGACATCGCGCCGGGCGGGAAGTGGGCGATCCACAGTTGGTCGTCCTTCTCGACCCCGCCGGTGGCGGAGCTCGTTAGGCTGCCGAGCCACGAAGTCGTGCGGACGCTCGTCGATAACGCGGAATTGCGTGCGCGCGTCGCAGCGCTGACGCATGGGCCGATGGAGTTCTTCCGCGTTCGCGGCGCGGGCGGCGCCGACGCCTATGATCTGGACGGCTGGATGATCAAGCCGCCGGGATTCGATTCGACGAAGAAGTATCCCGTGCTCTTCTACGTCTATGGCGAGCCGGCCGGCCAGACCGTGCAGGACGCCTGGGGCGGCGCGCAGTATCTCTGGCATCTGATGCTCGCGCAGGACGGCTACATCGTCGCGAGCGTCGACAATCGCGGGACGCCGCCGCCACGCGGACGCGCGTGGCGCAAGTCGATCTATCGCAAGATTGGAATCCTCGCGACGGCAGACCAGACGGCCGCCGTGCGCGAGCTCGAGCGCCGACCGTACATCGATGCGTCGCGCATTGGCGTGTGGGGATGGAGCGGCGGCGGTTCGATGACGTTGAACCTGCTCTTTCGATCGCCGGACGTGTATCGCATGGGAATGTCGGTCGCGCCGGTGACGGACCTGCACTACTACGACACGATCTATACCGAGCGTTATATGGGACTGCCGCAGGCGAACGCGGAGGACTACCGTCAGGCATCGCCGGTGACGTTCGCGAGTGCCCTGCGCGGTGATCTCCTGCTCGTGCACGGCTCGGGCGACGACAACGTGCACTATCAGAACAGCGAGTCCCTCGTGAACGCGCTCGTGAGCGCGAACAAGCCGTTTCAGTTGATGGTCTATCCGAATCGGACCCACTGCATCTGCGAGCGACAGGGGACGACAATGCACCTCTACTCTCTCCTCACCAAATATTTGCACGACCACTTGCCATCGAACTAA
- a CDS encoding SRPBCC family protein, producing MPLIFPFEPNIARASTIPARLYNDPVYLELERERVFAHTWQLVGRVDQVAESGQYFTAEIGNDAIVVLRDRETLRGFYNICLHRAGPVAYGCGKRQTLQCKYHGWTYTLDGTLLRAPEMEGVEYFTPNDMHLLPVQVATWGPLVFANLDGKAPPLADVLEDIPSRVAAFRCAEMRYVLRKEWDLACNWKVYVDNYLEGYHLPVVHPGLHKELDYDQYKVEPHRYFSIQHAPLRPVHGGAGNRRYDPNETDVPEAVYLWLFPNIMLNVYMGQMQTNVVVPVSHDHTKVIFEWFATDVPENPVADAKWSRLLEFSDEIQAEDIEICEVVQRNLRSRVYDRGRYSAARENGVHHFHSLLHEFLT from the coding sequence ATGCCCCTGATCTTTCCTTTCGAGCCGAACATTGCTCGGGCTTCGACGATTCCGGCTCGTCTCTACAACGACCCTGTATATCTCGAGCTCGAGCGCGAGCGCGTCTTCGCGCACACGTGGCAGCTCGTCGGACGCGTGGATCAGGTGGCGGAGAGCGGGCAGTATTTCACGGCCGAAATCGGGAACGACGCCATCGTCGTTCTGCGAGATAGGGAGACCCTGCGGGGTTTCTACAACATCTGCCTGCATCGCGCCGGACCGGTCGCCTATGGCTGCGGCAAGCGTCAGACGCTGCAGTGCAAGTATCACGGCTGGACGTACACTCTCGACGGCACCCTGCTTCGTGCGCCCGAGATGGAAGGCGTCGAGTACTTCACGCCTAACGACATGCACCTGCTGCCGGTGCAGGTCGCGACCTGGGGGCCGCTGGTATTCGCGAATCTCGACGGCAAGGCGCCGCCGTTGGCCGACGTCCTCGAGGACATCCCGAGTCGCGTTGCCGCCTTTCGGTGCGCGGAGATGCGCTATGTGCTCCGCAAGGAGTGGGACCTCGCGTGCAACTGGAAGGTCTACGTCGACAACTATCTCGAGGGATATCACTTACCGGTCGTGCATCCGGGACTTCACAAGGAGCTCGATTACGACCAGTACAAGGTCGAACCGCACCGCTACTTCTCGATCCAGCACGCGCCGCTGCGGCCCGTGCACGGCGGCGCCGGCAACCGGCGCTACGACCCTAACGAGACCGATGTGCCGGAGGCGGTCTACCTCTGGCTCTTTCCCAACATCATGTTGAACGTCTACATGGGGCAGATGCAGACGAACGTCGTCGTGCCCGTCTCGCACGACCACACCAAGGTGATCTTCGAGTGGTTCGCGACCGACGTCCCGGAGAACCCTGTCGCCGACGCCAAGTGGTCGCGGCTCCTCGAGTTCTCCGACGAGATTCAGGCGGAAGACATCGAGATCTGCGAGGTGGTGCAGCGCAATCTGAGGTCTCGGGTCTACGACCGGGGCCGTTACTCAGCGGCCCGCGAAAATGGCGTTCACCATTTCCATTCACTGCTGCACGAATTTCTTACCTGA
- a CDS encoding APC family permease: protein MSRLLSILGVTFGLAVAIGNTIGAGILRTPGDVASMLHTPWLFLGVWIVGACYALLGANALAELGTMLPRSGAQYVYARHAFGDYAGFVVGWNDWISTCASTAAISIVIGESLAAVIPGMAARAVPLALATVVVFTALLLRSTRIGGRSQELTSLFKTLALFVFIGACFIFGGPAAAVRAPNATTAATTSTFVGFVLSAQAVIYTYDGWSGPLYFSEELRDPGRQIPRSMFGSLLVVGAIYMLVNLAFLYVLPVSAMAGSTLAAARVAQTIFGPRGDTIVRLVVILALPSAVNACLLMASRVLFGVARDGLGPRAATQVNEGGTPTVALIASAIVSVLFIATGGFNRAIAIAAFFFVADYALSFLAVFVLRRREPNAPRPYRAIGHPWTTGVVLIGSIAFLVSAVAADHENSLWAVGLLVISYPAFRFTRLHTAQGAGV from the coding sequence ATGTCCCGTCTTCTCAGCATCCTCGGCGTCACGTTCGGGCTCGCGGTCGCCATCGGCAACACGATTGGCGCGGGCATTCTGCGGACGCCCGGCGACGTCGCGTCGATGCTGCACACTCCCTGGCTCTTCCTCGGCGTCTGGATCGTCGGCGCGTGCTACGCGCTCCTCGGCGCGAATGCGCTCGCCGAGCTCGGGACGATGCTGCCGCGATCGGGAGCGCAGTACGTGTACGCGCGCCACGCCTTTGGCGATTACGCGGGCTTCGTCGTCGGGTGGAACGATTGGATCTCCACCTGCGCCAGCACGGCGGCGATCTCGATCGTGATCGGTGAGTCGTTGGCGGCGGTCATTCCGGGAATGGCGGCGCGCGCCGTACCGCTCGCGTTGGCGACGGTCGTCGTGTTCACCGCGCTGTTGTTGCGCAGCACCAGGATCGGCGGACGCTCTCAGGAGCTGACAAGCCTCTTCAAGACGCTCGCGTTGTTCGTCTTCATCGGGGCTTGTTTCATTTTCGGCGGGCCGGCGGCCGCGGTGCGCGCGCCTAACGCGACGACCGCCGCGACGACGTCGACGTTCGTTGGATTCGTGCTCAGCGCGCAGGCGGTGATCTATACCTACGATGGTTGGAGTGGTCCACTCTATTTTTCGGAAGAATTACGCGACCCGGGACGCCAGATTCCGCGCTCAATGTTCGGTTCGTTGCTCGTCGTCGGCGCGATTTACATGCTGGTCAACCTCGCGTTCCTGTACGTGCTTCCGGTGAGCGCGATGGCCGGCTCGACGCTCGCCGCGGCGCGCGTCGCGCAGACGATCTTCGGTCCACGCGGCGACACGATCGTTCGACTGGTCGTGATCCTCGCGCTGCCAAGCGCGGTCAATGCGTGTTTGCTCATGGCGTCGCGCGTGCTGTTCGGCGTCGCGCGCGACGGGCTCGGTCCGCGCGCGGCGACTCAGGTCAACGAGGGCGGGACACCGACCGTCGCGCTGATCGCGAGCGCGATCGTGAGCGTGCTCTTCATCGCGACCGGTGGATTCAACCGAGCGATCGCGATCGCGGCGTTCTTCTTCGTTGCCGACTACGCGCTGTCGTTCCTCGCCGTGTTCGTGCTTCGCCGGCGCGAGCCGAATGCGCCGCGGCCGTACCGTGCCATCGGCCATCCGTGGACCACGGGCGTCGTCCTCATCGGCTCGATCGCCTTCCTCGTGAGCGCCGTCGCCGCGGATCACGAGAATTCGCTCTGGGCCGTGGGACTGCTTGTAATTAGCTACCCTGCCTTCCGCTTCACGCGCCTTCATACGGCTCAAGGGGCTGGAGTTTAG
- a CDS encoding co-chaperone GroES family protein has product MRHNNKELLVVGDRVLVRLEEGEERTNVGLYLPPTAVDNQAVQGGTIVATGPGLPMPSPDSNVDEPWRVTSRETRFVPMQARKGDYALFFRKAAVEITFEGDRYLVVPQAAILALVRDELEDLMRS; this is encoded by the coding sequence ATGCGCCATAACAACAAAGAACTCCTGGTCGTCGGCGACCGTGTCCTCGTTCGACTCGAAGAGGGCGAGGAGCGCACGAATGTCGGTCTCTATCTGCCGCCGACGGCGGTCGACAACCAGGCAGTCCAGGGCGGTACGATCGTCGCCACCGGTCCAGGGCTGCCAATGCCGAGCCCGGATTCGAACGTCGACGAGCCTTGGCGCGTGACGTCGCGCGAGACGCGTTTCGTGCCGATGCAAGCACGCAAGGGCGACTACGCCCTGTTTTTCCGCAAGGCGGCGGTCGAGATCACGTTCGAGGGCGATCGATATCTCGTCGTTCCGCAGGCGGCTATCCTGGCGTTGGTGAGGGACGAGCTGGAAGATCTGATGAGGAGCTAG